A part of Aquibium oceanicum genomic DNA contains:
- a CDS encoding type II toxin-antitoxin system Phd/YefM family antitoxin, whose protein sequence is MHRMSARDAKNGFGRLIDLARAEPVAIEKYGRSVVVVIAVEEYERLSGKTGTKLSASKLKKPEGDKKLLSKQKRSSKPSKKVV, encoded by the coding sequence ATGCATCGCATGTCGGCGCGCGACGCCAAGAACGGATTCGGCCGGCTGATCGATCTGGCAAGAGCCGAGCCCGTCGCCATCGAAAAGTATGGGCGATCCGTCGTCGTGGTTATCGCTGTCGAAGAGTATGAGCGCCTCTCCGGCAAGACGGGCACGAAGCTTTCGGCTTCGAAGCTGAAAAAGCCTGAGGGGGACAAGAAGTTGCTGTCGAAACAGAAGCGGTCCAGCAAGCCGTCGAAAAAGGTGGTCTGA